In the Verrucomicrobiia bacterium genome, one interval contains:
- the nusA gene encoding transcription termination factor NusA has product MDLDIKQLAMAVKSIAEEKNLPTEVVQEVVEQALAAAYRRDYGEREQEVRVSMNLNNGDVDAYVSKEVVDNVEDDHFEIPLTEAQAIRKDAKVGETVEIHEKVNNFGRVAAQTAKQVILQRLREAEREIIMNEYEDKIGAVINGIVARVEGRIVRVDLGKAQGIMPMSEQIQGERYYPGQRLKVFLKDVERGPRGPQLVVSRGNTQFIEWLFRAEVPEMENGAVEIKGIAREAGVRSKIAVASTVQGVDPVGTFVGGHGTRVNAVMSEIGEQEKIDIVVFSEDLNDYITNALSPTKVTKVEIDQKNNKAKVTVPEDQLSIAIGKSGQNVRLASKLTGLDIDIAAEQQKAPEPPAVAEGTTTARPVAATKLKKKEQLESSLLEAIEQHGTDEK; this is encoded by the coding sequence ATGGATCTAGATATCAAACAACTGGCTATGGCCGTCAAATCCATTGCCGAAGAAAAGAATTTGCCCACTGAAGTCGTTCAGGAAGTCGTCGAACAAGCGCTGGCTGCAGCCTATCGCCGCGACTACGGAGAACGCGAGCAAGAAGTGCGCGTTAGCATGAACCTAAACAATGGTGACGTCGATGCTTACGTGAGCAAAGAAGTAGTAGACAACGTAGAAGACGACCACTTCGAAATCCCCCTAACAGAAGCCCAAGCCATCCGCAAAGATGCCAAAGTAGGCGAAACCGTAGAGATCCACGAAAAAGTCAACAACTTTGGTCGCGTAGCCGCCCAGACCGCCAAGCAAGTTATTTTGCAACGCCTGCGCGAAGCCGAGCGCGAAATCATTATGAACGAATACGAAGATAAGATCGGCGCCGTTATCAACGGCATCGTCGCTCGGGTTGAAGGCCGCATTGTACGAGTAGACTTGGGCAAAGCCCAGGGGATCATGCCCATGAGCGAACAGATCCAGGGTGAGCGATACTATCCCGGCCAGCGGCTCAAGGTCTTTTTGAAAGACGTCGAGCGTGGTCCTCGCGGTCCACAATTGGTAGTATCACGTGGCAACACGCAGTTTATAGAGTGGCTGTTCCGAGCCGAAGTGCCAGAAATGGAAAACGGCGCAGTAGAGATCAAAGGTATTGCCCGTGAAGCTGGTGTCCGCAGCAAGATTGCCGTAGCCAGTACCGTCCAAGGTGTCGACCCAGTCGGTACGTTTGTAGGCGGCCATGGTACTCGCGTAAACGCTGTTATGAGCGAGATTGGCGAGCAAGAAAAGATTGATATCGTTGTCTTCAGCGAAGATCTGAACGACTACATCACCAATGCCCTCAGTCCTACCAAAGTCACAAAAGTTGAAATAGACCAAAAGAACAACAAAGCCAAAGTGACCGTACCTGAAGATCAGCTGAGTATTGCCATTGGTAAAAGTGGACAGAACGTCCGTCTGGCCAGCAAACTAACCGGCCTAGACATAGACATCGCTGCAGAGCAGCAAAAAGCCCCAGAACCACCAGCCGTCGCCGAAGGCACAACCACGGCCCGACCGGTAGCAGCAACTAAGCTTAAGAAAAAAGAACAGCTGGAAAGCTCCCTGCTGGAAGCCATCGAACAACACGGCACAGACGAAAAATAA
- a CDS encoding ATP-dependent Clp protease ATP-binding subunit translates to MMPSSPDFQEFLNHLTDNALQSLKHADAIARSFGSAYVGTEHLLLGVLAQDTSIGSKILEENGVTLDRARLALNLTPKTLVINMGAKGLSETAKLTLKMAYDVAQDFNQEFCGTEHILYSVLSQKNARATILLRDMNVNVDSLVNELEQFLNRQQYEEESEAATEGRRRSKKQKKTALDFFGTDMTAQARQGKLDPVVGREPQIRRVITILNRRTKNNPVLIGEPGVGKTAIVEGLAQRIIAEDVPDSLLDKRLVMLDLAGMIAGTKYRGEFEERLKKVMSELENDHKTIVFIDELHLIVGAGAAEGAMDAGNILKPALARGKVQVIGATTTAEYTKHIEKDAALERRFQPIQVPETTVPETLAILKGLRRHYEDFHGVKVSDKVLEDTVTLAKRYINDRYMPDKAIDLLDEASAHLRVDKGKTPPEVRKLQKELKLVSMRIEDAVDSEDYEKAAKEKQRASQINEELKALEQAGKTANQLTVTSEDIADVVARMTGVPVNKVIRSEAKYLLNLEKTLSKYVIGQNEAVEAVAKAVRRNRVGIGSGKRPIGSFVFLGPTGVGKTELARVLAREFFGSENNLVKIDMSEFGEHHTVSRLVGAPAGYVGYDEGGQLTDKIRRQPYSLVLFDEIEKAHPEVFNMLLQILEDGVLTDAKGRKIDFTNTIVIMTSNIGADKLQKEASLGFQATDRSDLSNLDALHASNKDKVHDELKKMMRPELLNRIDKIIVFRALTKKDVMQILDLQIGELRERLVRHGIGLQLDKAAKKHLLQHGYDSRNGVRPMRRLIADTIEDHLALALLGNDYHKGEIIHIGAGKDDLTYQAQAEVPASMV, encoded by the coding sequence ATGATGCCAAGCAGCCCTGATTTCCAAGAATTTTTGAACCATCTGACTGATAATGCCTTGCAAAGCCTAAAGCACGCCGATGCTATTGCTCGTAGTTTCGGCAGTGCCTACGTTGGTACCGAGCACTTACTACTGGGTGTACTGGCCCAGGACACCAGCATAGGATCTAAGATTCTCGAAGAAAATGGGGTAACACTCGATCGTGCCCGACTCGCCCTGAACCTGACACCAAAAACTCTCGTTATTAACATGGGAGCCAAAGGCTTGAGCGAAACCGCCAAGCTGACTCTGAAGATGGCTTACGACGTAGCCCAGGATTTCAACCAAGAGTTTTGCGGCACCGAGCATATTCTGTACAGCGTGCTCAGCCAAAAGAACGCTCGGGCAACCATTCTACTCCGCGACATGAACGTCAACGTCGACTCACTTGTCAACGAACTCGAACAATTCCTGAATCGCCAACAATACGAAGAAGAAAGCGAAGCAGCAACCGAAGGCCGGCGCCGTTCCAAAAAACAGAAAAAGACTGCCCTAGACTTCTTTGGCACCGACATGACAGCCCAGGCCCGCCAGGGCAAACTAGACCCAGTCGTAGGACGCGAGCCCCAGATTCGCCGCGTCATTACTATCCTGAACCGCCGCACCAAAAATAACCCAGTACTTATTGGCGAACCCGGGGTTGGCAAGACGGCTATCGTAGAGGGCCTGGCCCAACGCATCATAGCCGAAGACGTACCTGACAGCCTGCTAGACAAGCGCTTGGTCATGCTAGATCTCGCCGGGATGATCGCCGGCACTAAGTATCGTGGCGAATTCGAAGAGCGCCTCAAGAAAGTCATGTCCGAACTAGAGAACGATCACAAAACCATCGTCTTTATAGACGAGCTCCACCTTATTGTGGGCGCCGGCGCCGCCGAAGGCGCCATGGACGCTGGCAATATCCTCAAACCCGCCCTGGCTCGCGGCAAAGTCCAAGTCATTGGCGCCACCACTACAGCCGAATACACCAAGCACATAGAAAAAGACGCTGCGCTCGAGCGACGTTTCCAGCCCATCCAGGTACCAGAGACTACTGTTCCGGAGACGCTAGCCATCCTCAAAGGCCTTCGCCGCCATTACGAAGATTTTCATGGCGTAAAGGTGAGTGACAAAGTGCTAGAAGACACGGTGACACTCGCCAAGCGCTATATCAACGACCGCTACATGCCAGACAAGGCTATCGACCTATTAGACGAAGCCTCCGCTCACTTGCGCGTGGACAAGGGCAAGACACCGCCCGAAGTCCGTAAACTGCAAAAAGAGCTAAAACTCGTCAGCATGCGCATCGAAGACGCAGTGGACAGCGAAGATTACGAAAAGGCAGCCAAAGAAAAACAGCGTGCCTCGCAAATCAACGAAGAGCTCAAAGCGCTCGAGCAGGCCGGCAAGACGGCTAATCAACTCACCGTTACTAGCGAAGACATCGCTGACGTCGTAGCGCGCATGACCGGTGTGCCAGTTAACAAAGTTATCCGATCAGAAGCCAAATATCTGCTGAACCTAGAAAAAACGCTGAGCAAATACGTCATTGGTCAGAACGAAGCTGTCGAGGCTGTCGCCAAGGCCGTCCGGCGCAACCGGGTAGGTATTGGCAGTGGCAAACGCCCCATTGGCTCGTTTGTCTTTCTGGGCCCTACCGGTGTTGGCAAGACCGAGCTGGCTCGCGTCCTCGCCAGAGAGTTCTTTGGCAGCGAAAACAACCTGGTCAAGATCGACATGAGCGAATTTGGCGAACACCATACCGTTTCGCGACTAGTTGGTGCCCCAGCCGGCTATGTTGGGTACGACGAGGGTGGTCAGCTAACCGACAAAATCCGGCGACAACCCTACAGCCTGGTGCTGTTTGACGAGATCGAGAAAGCCCACCCAGAAGTCTTTAACATGCTGCTGCAGATACTCGAAGACGGCGTCTTGACCGATGCAAAAGGCCGCAAGATCGACTTCACCAACACCATTGTCATCATGACGAGCAATATTGGCGCTGATAAACTGCAAAAAGAAGCTTCTCTGGGGTTCCAGGCCACCGACCGATCTGACCTAAGTAACCTAGACGCCCTGCACGCCAGCAACAAAGACAAGGTACATGACGAGCTCAAGAAGATGATGCGCCCCGAGCTCTTAAACCGCATAGACAAGATCATTGTCTTCCGGGCGCTAACCAAAAAAGACGTCATGCAAATCCTGGACTTACAAATTGGCGAACTGCGCGAACGATTAGTACGGCATGGCATTGGCCTGCAGCTGGACAAAGCCGCCAAGAAACATCTGCTCCAGCACGGCTATGACTCCCGTAACGGCGTGCGGCCCATGAGACGACTCATTGCCGATACCATAGAGGATCATCTAGCGCTTGCTCTCCTGGGAAATGACTACCACAAGGGCGAGATTATCCATATTGGCGCTGGCAAAGACGATCTGACCTACCAAGCTCAGGCTGAAGTGCCTGCGTCTATGGTGTAA
- the radA gene encoding DNA repair protein RadA, which translates to MAKREQVQYVCSNCGAESSTWSGKCYACGEWNTLQEQLIAAATPGASAGRSLTTQSVSKALAKDHARLITGIKEIDTVLGGGLVAGSVNLIAGQPGIGKSTLLLQLAHSLSATQSVLYVSAEESAHQVGLRAERLGTTGKKLQLSTSTSTDDIAATISQGTYKVIIVDSIQTVSCSAISSAAGTVSQITNSTHLLTTAAKQSGTAIILVGHVTKEGTIAGPKVLEHVVDVVMQLEGDSPGSQGFKVLRAIKNRYGSTNEAGIFEMSDNGLQPVDNPSAALLAERQISDGSVVLATLEGTRPLLVEVQALVNKTSYGYPKRAASGIDLNRLNLLVAMLEKRTKLSLADQDIYINIVGGIRLTEPAADLAIIMAIASAARGMQLKANAVVFGEVGLSGEIRHVPQLEKRLAEAKKLGFETAIGPVVRSGKKPTNYHGMPNVRTALNTFLEKD; encoded by the coding sequence ATGGCAAAAAGGGAACAGGTACAGTATGTGTGCTCCAACTGTGGGGCCGAAAGTTCAACGTGGAGCGGCAAGTGCTACGCCTGTGGTGAATGGAATACCCTACAAGAACAGCTGATTGCCGCGGCCACTCCGGGCGCCTCGGCTGGACGATCCCTGACTACCCAGTCGGTCAGTAAGGCCCTGGCCAAAGACCATGCCCGCCTGATAACTGGCATAAAAGAAATTGACACCGTACTGGGCGGCGGCCTGGTGGCGGGCAGTGTCAATTTGATCGCCGGACAGCCGGGCATTGGCAAGAGTACTTTGCTTTTGCAGTTGGCGCACAGTCTCAGCGCCACACAATCTGTCCTGTATGTCAGTGCCGAAGAATCGGCTCACCAGGTTGGCCTGCGCGCTGAGCGGCTGGGCACTACCGGCAAGAAGCTACAGCTGTCTACCAGCACCTCCACTGACGACATTGCCGCGACCATAAGTCAGGGTACCTACAAAGTCATAATTGTCGATTCTATACAAACCGTTTCGTGCAGTGCCATTTCTTCCGCTGCCGGCACTGTCAGCCAGATCACCAACAGTACCCACCTGCTCACCACTGCTGCCAAGCAGTCCGGCACCGCTATTATTTTGGTTGGCCATGTCACCAAAGAAGGCACCATAGCCGGCCCCAAGGTCCTAGAGCACGTGGTAGACGTTGTCATGCAGCTGGAAGGCGATTCGCCAGGTTCGCAGGGGTTCAAAGTTCTGCGTGCTATCAAAAACCGGTACGGATCAACCAACGAGGCAGGCATATTCGAGATGTCGGACAATGGCCTCCAGCCCGTAGATAATCCCTCGGCAGCCCTCTTGGCTGAGCGCCAAATAAGTGACGGCTCGGTTGTTCTGGCTACCCTAGAAGGGACCCGCCCACTGTTGGTAGAAGTCCAGGCCTTGGTAAACAAAACCAGCTACGGCTATCCCAAACGAGCCGCCAGTGGCATAGACCTAAACCGGCTCAACCTGCTAGTAGCCATGCTAGAGAAACGTACCAAACTGAGCCTGGCCGACCAAGACATTTATATCAATATCGTTGGTGGTATTCGCCTCACCGAACCAGCCGCTGATCTGGCTATCATCATGGCCATTGCCTCAGCGGCTCGTGGCATGCAGCTCAAAGCCAACGCCGTAGTATTTGGCGAGGTAGGCCTGAGCGGCGAGATCCGTCACGTGCCTCAGCTAGAAAAACGGCTAGCGGAGGCCAAGAAACTTGGGTTCGAAACTGCCATTGGCCCGGTAGTGCGCTCTGGCAAAAAACCAACCAACTACCATGGCATGCCCAACGTACGAACAGCACTCAATACATTTCTGGAGAAAGACTAG
- a CDS encoding TRAM domain-containing protein, translating to MLLDGIQILLLGYVAFLLVGKQKPSMPAVRKRTARKLIIDTCALIDGRIVELARAGFVPEQLIIPEFIIHELQLLADGTDSHKRDRARYGLDIVQELQDNKNCDVIIDRSAFPEKHATDDKLVALAKKLHVSLYTTDFNLNKVAEIEGVKVLNVNELAGALRPSALPGEKKTVKILQKGSNPRQGVGYLEDGTMLVVEDAAAQVGKTVQVEITRMHQTVSGKMLFSELIRPSAALRTKTASGPRLAARKPSHSLASRMKH from the coding sequence GTGCTGCTGGACGGTATTCAGATTCTGTTACTAGGATATGTGGCCTTTTTATTGGTAGGCAAGCAAAAGCCATCTATGCCTGCTGTGCGCAAACGAACCGCCCGCAAGCTTATTATAGACACCTGCGCCCTTATAGACGGCCGCATTGTTGAGCTGGCTCGGGCTGGCTTTGTGCCCGAGCAACTGATAATACCCGAATTTATCATCCATGAGCTCCAACTGTTAGCCGACGGCACAGACTCGCACAAACGAGATCGCGCCCGCTACGGGCTGGACATTGTCCAAGAGCTACAGGACAACAAAAATTGTGACGTCATCATAGACCGCTCTGCTTTTCCAGAAAAGCACGCCACAGACGACAAGCTCGTGGCTCTGGCCAAGAAATTGCATGTGTCATTGTATACAACCGACTTCAACCTGAATAAAGTTGCCGAGATAGAAGGAGTCAAGGTGCTAAACGTCAACGAGCTCGCCGGAGCCCTCAGGCCATCGGCCCTGCCCGGAGAGAAAAAGACAGTCAAGATACTGCAAAAGGGCAGCAATCCTCGCCAAGGCGTAGGCTATCTAGAGGACGGCACTATGTTAGTGGTCGAAGATGCCGCCGCGCAGGTAGGCAAAACGGTGCAGGTAGAAATCACCCGTATGCACCAAACAGTGTCAGGCAAGATGCTGTTTTCTGAATTGATCCGCCCATCGGCAGCCTTACGGACTAAGACTGCGTCAGGACCACGATTGGCCGCACGAAAGCCGTCACATTCACTTGCTTCACGCATGAAGCACTAA
- a CDS encoding transglycosylase domain-containing protein, translating into MSTNKGLSGRGRKLGRKSKNTFTTKSGQTIKVNRSLTDKIKARKDAYARARAQRLAGMPKSRIKRFFFRLHPKRMYKYWFSREGGIMALKLTGIGLIAGFLLLVGLFAYFRKDLPNLRDISGNNLGGSIRYYDRTGQTLLWEDFDAVKRIPVKDEEMSDYIKKATVAIEDKDFFKHGGFDTRGIVRAAYNNFTGGSTQGGSTITQQLVRLTQSSVGREQTYKRKIKEVILSVELERSYSKQEILVGYLNTAPYGDVQYGVESASRDYFEKSAKDLTLDEAAFLAAMPQSPSYYSPYGSEYNPEALIGRQHYVLQLMEEQGMISSQERDTAKQVEILAKVKQPKAKYNGITAPWFVLAAKDFLEEKFTADTVKRGGWKVTTTLDLGLQRTAEDQVNKGLAQVRRQGGDVAAFTAEDVKTGQIVALVGGADFNNPVHGELNYARTRLPPGSSFKPYDYAALIEKTNNFGAGSVLYDTQGPIPGYPCTVKTNPKTDKKANCLWDYDFRYPGPMTLRYALGGSRNIPAVKAMLTVGVEQTIEVANKLGLKSGYKCYADEKLSKEGPCYASSAIGDGAYLRQDEHVHAYGTLSRNGRAIPQTYILKIEDAGGKTVDEWKAEQGEQAIRPDAAYIVSDMMSDPNASYFPAGRKPHRYNNGQGTWKFAMKTGTTNDAKDGWMMGYSSKYAAGVWVGYHDRQRVMSGTMEGMTQPIWEGWMKAAHKDAKPEDWPKPATLQSLPAYVVRSHVGIGSVEPSPANDLFPQWFQKKQVNTQKQTIDIVSNKLATECTPARAKKDTTGGDAASFSGDRFVPGGGGANTSERDDVHKCDDVKPGVRISVNPTGDGTYQLVADVTQGTHPLSSAQFPGSIVFKVNGNAVHTATITTAGTVTYTYTADSAGDKTVSVEVVDSLLYDASDTSTVTATLGSNTGSLTLSGNGNAGATNFSWTGGSGMVIVYRQSNNAELCKSSGTGCPYGSDLTGVPVYAKDKNGTGSPAFATVQ; encoded by the coding sequence ATGAGCACAAATAAGGGGTTGTCTGGACGCGGTCGAAAACTTGGCCGTAAAAGCAAAAATACCTTTACGACAAAAAGTGGTCAAACTATCAAGGTGAACCGGAGCTTGACCGACAAAATCAAGGCTCGCAAGGACGCCTATGCTCGTGCCCGCGCCCAGCGGCTTGCTGGCATGCCTAAGTCACGCATAAAGCGGTTCTTCTTCAGGTTGCACCCCAAGCGCATGTATAAGTACTGGTTCAGTCGTGAGGGCGGTATCATGGCCCTCAAGCTCACCGGCATTGGCCTGATCGCAGGTTTTTTGCTGTTGGTAGGCCTGTTTGCTTACTTCCGCAAAGATCTGCCTAACTTGCGTGATATCTCTGGAAATAACCTGGGCGGTAGTATTCGATACTATGACCGCACCGGACAGACCTTGCTATGGGAAGATTTTGACGCCGTCAAGCGTATCCCGGTCAAGGACGAAGAAATGTCCGACTATATAAAGAAAGCCACTGTAGCCATTGAGGATAAGGACTTCTTCAAGCATGGCGGCTTTGATACTCGTGGTATTGTTCGCGCTGCTTATAACAACTTTACGGGGGGTAGCACCCAAGGTGGCTCGACCATCACCCAGCAGCTGGTTCGCCTGACACAGTCCAGTGTAGGTAGAGAACAGACATATAAGCGCAAGATAAAAGAAGTTATTCTGTCTGTCGAACTAGAGCGTAGCTATTCCAAACAGGAGATCCTGGTAGGTTACCTCAATACAGCTCCGTATGGTGACGTGCAATATGGGGTTGAGTCGGCCTCTCGTGATTACTTTGAGAAATCTGCCAAAGACCTAACCCTAGACGAGGCAGCCTTTTTGGCCGCTATGCCACAGTCGCCGTCTTATTATTCGCCCTATGGCTCCGAATATAACCCCGAGGCCTTAATAGGTCGCCAACACTACGTCTTGCAGCTGATGGAAGAGCAAGGCATGATCAGCTCTCAGGAGCGCGATACAGCTAAGCAGGTGGAGATTCTTGCCAAAGTTAAACAGCCCAAAGCGAAATACAACGGCATCACGGCCCCATGGTTTGTGCTGGCTGCCAAAGATTTCCTAGAAGAAAAGTTCACTGCTGACACCGTCAAGCGTGGTGGATGGAAAGTAACTACAACCCTGGACCTCGGATTGCAACGGACAGCAGAAGACCAGGTAAACAAGGGCTTGGCCCAGGTGCGACGCCAAGGCGGTGATGTTGCAGCCTTTACCGCAGAAGATGTAAAGACGGGTCAGATCGTAGCCTTGGTAGGTGGAGCGGACTTTAACAATCCGGTGCATGGAGAGCTCAACTATGCACGCACGCGCCTTCCCCCGGGCTCGAGCTTTAAGCCCTATGACTATGCTGCGCTTATAGAAAAGACTAATAACTTTGGTGCTGGCTCTGTCCTGTACGATACGCAGGGACCTATCCCGGGTTATCCATGTACTGTCAAAACCAATCCCAAGACTGACAAAAAAGCTAATTGCCTATGGGACTATGACTTCCGTTACCCAGGACCGATGACACTCCGCTACGCCCTGGGTGGCTCGCGCAACATCCCAGCGGTAAAAGCCATGCTGACTGTTGGCGTCGAGCAAACTATTGAAGTAGCCAACAAACTTGGACTAAAGAGTGGCTACAAATGCTACGCTGATGAAAAGCTGTCCAAAGAAGGCCCCTGTTATGCCTCGTCGGCTATCGGAGATGGTGCCTACCTAAGACAGGACGAGCACGTGCACGCCTACGGCACCTTGTCACGCAATGGTAGGGCAATCCCCCAAACCTACATTCTGAAGATTGAGGATGCTGGCGGTAAAACCGTTGACGAATGGAAGGCCGAACAAGGCGAGCAAGCTATTCGCCCCGATGCTGCTTACATTGTCAGCGACATGATGAGTGATCCAAATGCTAGCTACTTCCCTGCTGGCCGCAAGCCACATCGCTATAACAATGGCCAGGGCACCTGGAAGTTTGCTATGAAGACCGGTACCACCAACGATGCCAAAGACGGCTGGATGATGGGCTACTCTAGCAAGTATGCTGCCGGTGTATGGGTGGGTTACCACGATCGTCAGCGTGTCATGTCTGGCACCATGGAAGGCATGACGCAACCTATCTGGGAAGGCTGGATGAAAGCTGCCCACAAAGATGCCAAGCCAGAAGATTGGCCCAAGCCAGCTACTCTGCAGTCATTGCCTGCCTACGTTGTCCGTAGTCATGTTGGCATCGGTTCTGTCGAGCCCAGCCCCGCCAACGACCTCTTTCCCCAATGGTTCCAGAAAAAGCAGGTCAACACCCAGAAGCAAACTATAGATATCGTGTCTAACAAGCTGGCTACCGAATGTACCCCAGCTCGTGCCAAAAAAGATACTACTGGCGGTGACGCAGCTAGCTTCTCTGGCGACCGGTTTGTCCCGGGTGGCGGTGGAGCCAACACAAGCGAGAGAGACGATGTGCATAAATGTGACGACGTAAAGCCGGGCGTGAGGATCAGTGTTAATCCGACTGGCGATGGAACCTATCAGCTGGTCGCTGATGTGACGCAAGGTACCCACCCGCTATCTAGTGCCCAATTCCCAGGTAGCATCGTCTTCAAGGTAAATGGCAACGCGGTTCATACGGCTACTATCACGACGGCTGGAACAGTCACCTACACTTACACGGCTGATTCCGCGGGCGATAAAACGGTGTCGGTCGAAGTGGTGGACAGCCTGTTGTATGATGCATCCGATACCAGCACAGTCACTGCTACACTTGGGAGTAATACGGGGTCTTTAACGCTCTCCGGCAACGGAAACGCCGGAGCAACTAACTTTAGTTGGACGGGTGGGAGCGGAATGGTAATCGTCTATCGTCAGTCGAATAATGCCGAGTTGTGTAAATCGAGCGGGACCGGCTGTCCTTATGGGAGCGATCTGACGGGCGTGCCAGTCTACGCTAAAGACAAAAATGGTACAGGATCGCCGGCTTTCGCCACGGTTCAATAG
- the tyrS gene encoding tyrosine--tRNA ligase — protein sequence MSMTLSEELAWRGFVNQTTYKDPAELDKDPITFYWGVDPSADSMQIGNLAAAMMVRRFIDHGHKAILLVGGATGFIGDPDGKKQERGLKTLDEISKNKAAIAEQYKTIFAGKDFEIVDNYDWFKGINYLDFLRDVGKHMPMRLMLGREFVQSRLNDDGAGISYAEFSYSLIQGYDFLHLHREKGATLQLSGADQWGNCIAGVELIRRIDAKEAHVWTTPLIVNKATGVKFGKTEQGAIWLDPKKTSIYKFYQFWLNVDDEGVIDYMKIYTLLSKEQIDEIAAQFNDNRATRIAQKTLAYEVTKLVHGQEAADTQVKIAQALFGGDTLDLGQAEFQSLSGEFPVGTVPKRMTPEDLFEAVVQTRLASSKSEARRFLEAGALYINNNQIKPNESFLYDQGAQHAVVRRGKNTIAILKIT from the coding sequence ATGAGTATGACCCTATCCGAAGAGCTCGCTTGGCGCGGGTTCGTAAACCAAACCACTTATAAAGACCCCGCCGAGCTCGACAAAGATCCTATTACTTTTTACTGGGGCGTAGATCCCAGTGCTGACTCTATGCAAATCGGCAACCTCGCCGCTGCCATGATGGTTCGACGCTTCATAGACCATGGCCACAAGGCCATCCTGCTCGTCGGTGGCGCCACAGGATTCATTGGCGATCCGGATGGCAAAAAACAAGAACGCGGCCTCAAGACACTTGACGAAATCAGCAAAAACAAAGCCGCTATCGCCGAGCAGTACAAGACTATATTTGCCGGTAAAGATTTTGAAATCGTTGACAATTATGACTGGTTCAAGGGCATAAACTACCTTGACTTCTTGCGTGACGTCGGCAAGCACATGCCTATGCGCCTCATGCTGGGGCGTGAGTTCGTGCAATCTCGTTTAAACGATGATGGTGCCGGTATCTCATACGCCGAATTCAGCTACTCACTCATTCAGGGGTACGACTTTTTGCACCTACACCGAGAAAAAGGAGCTACCCTGCAACTATCCGGTGCTGACCAGTGGGGAAACTGTATCGCAGGCGTAGAACTTATCCGACGTATCGACGCCAAAGAAGCACATGTCTGGACCACGCCACTTATCGTCAACAAAGCTACCGGTGTTAAGTTTGGTAAAACAGAACAAGGTGCCATCTGGCTAGACCCCAAGAAAACCAGCATCTACAAGTTTTACCAGTTCTGGCTAAATGTCGATGATGAAGGCGTCATAGACTATATGAAAATCTACACCTTACTTTCAAAAGAACAGATAGACGAGATCGCTGCACAGTTTAATGACAACCGGGCTACCCGCATTGCCCAAAAAACCTTGGCATACGAAGTCACCAAGCTTGTCCACGGCCAAGAAGCAGCCGACACTCAGGTAAAAATCGCCCAGGCACTGTTTGGCGGCGATACCCTAGACCTAGGCCAAGCCGAATTCCAGAGTCTCAGCGGCGAGTTCCCCGTGGGCACCGTTCCTAAACGCATGACACCAGAGGATTTATTTGAGGCAGTTGTCCAGACACGCTTGGCATCATCAAAATCAGAGGCTCGGCGATTCCTAGAAGCTGGCGCTCTTTATATAAACAACAACCAGATAAAACCCAATGAAAGCTTTTTATACGATCAGGGCGCGCAACATGCGGTTGTTCGGCGGGGCAAGAACACAATAGCAATCTTAAAAATTACATAA
- a CDS encoding class I SAM-dependent methyltransferase, with amino-acid sequence MATTTKNSAKTKVKKADQYNDPSHNYLRYWDGRDYEHAAEEMALKRLLHGKHFRHAADIGGGYGRLCLFLENYADKVTLAEPSQQQLDIAKDFLKGHPEIDRVLTQTEDLQLKDKSVDLITVIRVMHHLPEPADSFAELARVLSDDGYLILEVANYAHGRNRLKHILKGKKLPIEPVDIRSAQNKKQDEIPFVNHNPKTVVKQLAHAGLKVEKVLSVSNLRSPGLKKLIPKGVMLSAEKVMQTTLARTYFGPSVFFLIKKAK; translated from the coding sequence ATGGCTACTACAACTAAAAACTCAGCAAAAACTAAAGTAAAAAAGGCAGACCAGTACAACGACCCCTCGCACAACTACCTGCGCTACTGGGATGGTCGTGATTACGAGCATGCTGCCGAGGAAATGGCCCTGAAGCGCCTCCTGCATGGCAAACACTTCAGGCATGCCGCTGATATTGGCGGCGGGTACGGCCGACTTTGTTTATTCCTAGAAAATTACGCAGACAAAGTCACCCTGGCGGAGCCTTCGCAGCAACAACTAGACATTGCCAAAGATTTCCTAAAAGGACATCCGGAGATTGATCGTGTCCTAACCCAGACAGAAGACCTCCAGCTAAAAGACAAATCGGTCGACCTCATCACCGTTATCCGGGTCATGCACCATTTGCCCGAGCCAGCCGACAGCTTTGCAGAGCTAGCCCGTGTACTCAGTGACGACGGCTACCTGATACTAGAAGTCGCCAACTACGCTCACGGCCGCAATCGCCTAAAGCACATACTAAAAGGCAAGAAGCTCCCAATAGAGCCAGTAGATATCCGTTCGGCTCAGAACAAAAAGCAGGACGAGATTCCTTTTGTGAACCACAACCCTAAAACGGTCGTAAAACAGCTGGCCCATGCCGGCCTCAAGGTAGAAAAGGTGCTGTCTGTATCTAACCTACGCAGCCCTGGCCTCAAAAAGCTGATACCTAAAGGTGTCATGCTGTCTGCCGAGAAGGTCATGCAGACCACATTGGCTCGGACCTACTTTGGCCCTAGCGTCTTTTTCTTGATCAAAAAAGCTAAATAG